One window from the genome of Flavobacterium agricola encodes:
- a CDS encoding DUF6804 family protein, with protein MKNGLKIGLALVLLSCLLPMPYGYYILVRYLAAFTFGYLAYSANQTKKSNAVMVYLFLMLLFQPFFKLALGRTLWNVVDVVVALGLLFSVFRTPSKPTS; from the coding sequence ATGAAAAACGGATTAAAAATAGGTTTAGCCCTTGTATTACTTAGCTGCTTGTTGCCTATGCCTTACGGCTACTATATTTTAGTACGCTACCTTGCTGCTTTTACTTTTGGGTATTTGGCGTATAGCGCCAATCAAACTAAAAAAAGTAATGCTGTAATGGTATATCTTTTTTTAATGCTCTTGTTTCAGCCCTTTTTTAAATTGGCTTTAGGCCGCACGTTATGGAATGTAGTTGATGTAGTGGTTGCCTTAGGCTTGTTATTTTCAGTTTTTAGAACCCCATCCAAACCCACCTCATAA